TTATAATCCTATTTTATCGTGTTTACTCGATAATTCTTAAAACGAATgtattcattttgttttcattacaGGCGATGATAGCGATCGCGATGCAACCGATTAACAGTTTAATACCCATAGCGGTAGAAATGTATAAGAAAGCTGGAATCTATGAGTACAAACATATCTTTGGAGTGAACACACTAGATTGCGTAAGAGCAAATAGTTTTGTCGCAAAAATGGTGAATATAGCACCAGAATGTGTAATGGTGCCGGTTATCGGAGGATGCTGTCCATATACTTGTATTCCTCTCTTCTCGCAAATGAAACCACATGTCTACTTATCAGCGGTTAttgattttgataaatattcaaCGAGAAACTTTTACAAGAAATCAATATGACTTGAAAGGATCTTAAAAAAGTAATCgctattttagaaaaatatgaaggaTTTAATCAATTTCGTGAGAAAAGCTGACGAAGAAGTTTCAAAAGCCAATAATGGAGAAAACGTTTCGATATATGCATCAGCCTTTGCCATAGCCAGATTTTGCATTTCCCTTTGCAAAGGTACGTTCAATGATGAACAAAATATTATGAGAAAGTATAATGtatacgacgataataattaatgatattgtCGTTAGCGATACGACAACAAAGTGGAGTAGTGGAATGTGCTTACGTTCGTTCCTGCGTAATACCGGAAGTGACATACTTCGCTTCCCAACTCGAGTTAGGTCCAAACGGTATCCAAAAGTACCTTGGTATCCCACCTATCAACGATGACGAATGTAAACTACTGCTAGACGCGATACCTATTTTAATAAAAGCTATTAATCAAGGCGAGGTAATCAATAAATTCGTATGTAAAAGACCGTtctattgtttattaaaaataatttcttatcattttgtcttatttattcttatacaGACATTAGCTCTTGGATCTAAATCGTCAACGGAGAAGTGTCCCGTATATCCCGATGTTTGTCATCGTGCGCTCACACCGTCTTACATTCGTCGAATTTGATcgagattttataatattgtataagtATCGTAAAGGAcacaatgaatatatatatatatatatatatatatatatatatatttatatatacatatatatatatgtatattcatatatatatatatatatatatatatatatatatatatatacatacatgttcgAAAGGTAACCAAgcgatttatcatttattccGTTATACTCTAGACGCGCGGTAACTGTAGCAATATCATTTGCGATATCTATGCGAATTGCGGTTGAAAACGTCATGGAAGGCACGGTTCATTTGGAAATCGATTCAAGCGACGCAGTTACGTGAGAAGATTGGTTGATGATGCTCGATGGGTACCGTAATGACATGATGATTCGTATTCACgtgcatacatattatatacatatgtatacctaTAAATGGAAGACGAAATGCATATCGCGCGATCTAGAAAGGTagcttttttaaattgaagaaaatCCATACctactaagagaga
The genomic region above belongs to Vespa crabro chromosome 2, iyVesCrab1.2, whole genome shotgun sequence and contains:
- the LOC124422200 gene encoding malate dehydrogenase, mitochondrial-like, with translation MLLSKSMKISILGANNETGRFLSLLLKRSCLIDEISLYDRESTHYLASELNQIDTRCKVTTYPHNEECLTQTLQDAKVVILVAGKNLKYELTSTELLESNAEILSDLLPNVIRSCPRAMIAIAMQPINSLIPIAVEMYKKAGIYEYKHIFGVNTLDCVRANSFVAKMVNIAPECVMVPVIGGCCPYTCIPLFSQMKPHVYLSAKNMKDLINFVRKADEEVSKANNGENVSIYASAFAIARFCISLCKAIRQQSGVVECAYVRSCVIPEVTYFASQLELGPNGIQKYLGIPPINDDECKLLLDAIPILIKAINQGEVINKFVCKRPFYCLLKIISYHFVLFILIQTLALGSKSSTEKCPVYPDVCHRALTPSYIRRI